A window of Natrinema versiforme contains these coding sequences:
- the cmk gene encoding (d)CMP kinase: MAAQDSSSEGIDTTLFVTVSGPPGCGATTLCERLADAMGCPYVSGGDIFRELADDRDMNLNQLTAKADEDDDIDRALDQRLQQIAEKWGMANKPFILESRLAGWLAGERADLRIWLDAPEDVRLDRIDDRGETDAEMRVREVSEAGRYQSYYQIDIGDRSFYDLHINTARWSKSAVFTIVRSAIEEYDPELDEGSFTTPMIDP, from the coding sequence ATGGCTGCACAAGACAGTTCGAGTGAGGGAATCGACACGACGCTTTTCGTGACCGTTTCCGGGCCGCCGGGCTGTGGCGCGACGACGCTCTGTGAACGGCTCGCCGACGCGATGGGCTGTCCGTACGTCTCCGGTGGGGACATCTTCCGCGAACTCGCGGACGATCGGGATATGAACCTCAATCAGCTCACCGCGAAGGCCGACGAGGACGACGATATCGACCGCGCCTTAGATCAGCGGCTCCAGCAGATCGCCGAGAAGTGGGGGATGGCCAACAAGCCGTTCATCCTCGAGTCCCGGCTGGCGGGCTGGCTCGCCGGCGAACGCGCGGACCTGCGGATCTGGCTCGACGCGCCCGAGGACGTGCGTCTCGATCGCATCGACGACCGCGGCGAGACCGACGCGGAGATGCGCGTCCGCGAGGTCAGCGAAGCCGGCCGCTATCAGTCGTACTACCAGATCGACATCGGCGACCGGTCGTTCTACGACCTCCACATCAACACCGCCCGCTGGAGCAAGTCCGCCGTGTTCACCATCGTCCGATCCGCGATCGAGGAGTACGATCCGGAACTCGACGAGGGATCGTTCACGACGCCGATGATCGATCCGTAG
- a CDS encoding cupin domain-containing protein, whose product MEKVAIDDVDTELNPMGVHSVRRPISDTLGFSDFAMNYFELEPGESFSGGMHTHHDQEEVFYVQEGTATFETRTSQRDADDASEEKSEVTVDEGEVIRFEPGDFQHGYNDTDERVVGFAFGAPESKHDWDQIESLVYCRDCEAETAHGLELTDEGNFRMTCTECGHAFVPQ is encoded by the coding sequence ATGGAGAAAGTCGCGATCGACGACGTAGATACCGAACTCAATCCGATGGGCGTTCACTCGGTTAGACGGCCGATTTCGGACACGCTCGGGTTCTCCGACTTCGCGATGAACTACTTCGAACTCGAGCCTGGCGAGTCGTTCTCCGGCGGGATGCACACCCACCACGATCAGGAGGAGGTCTTCTACGTACAGGAGGGGACCGCGACGTTCGAGACGCGCACGTCGCAACGCGACGCGGACGACGCGAGCGAGGAAAAGAGCGAAGTCACCGTCGACGAGGGCGAAGTGATCCGGTTCGAGCCCGGCGACTTCCAGCACGGCTACAACGACACCGACGAGCGAGTCGTCGGCTTCGCCTTCGGCGCGCCCGAATCGAAACACGATTGGGACCAGATCGAGTCGCTGGTCTACTGCCGGGACTGCGAGGCAGAAACCGCCCACGGCCTCGAGCTCACCGACGAGGGGAACTTCCGGATGACCTGTACCGAATGCGGCCACGCGTTCGTCCCCCAGTGA
- a CDS encoding YcaO-like family protein, with translation MQVHVVGDDPVREAVVTALDDVDIGVRDADPADLGDARFAVVSDVAGSPTFERANEAARTGGTPWIAVEIGGVGGQPLPNVDAAVSGFAPATGCFDCLRARVASNLEERADGPQADRAAARLAGAVAGRECVRIFSGDEGSIMGHTLEVPHARREVLPVPGCACAAGDRDRTLERDAETLALDAAVEAAERAVDDRVGPIASIGEIESFPAPYYLSTVADTTAYSDASAPRQAAGVATDWNAALMKAVGEGLERYCAGVYREDDFVRASEADLESAVAPTDLVRPDDAPTYDAGDEHRWVPGEDLTTGETVHLPAAAVQFPQPGESLVPAITTGLGLGSSTVDALISGLTEVIERDATMLAWYSTFEPLELSVETPEFDALERRARSEGLSVTPLLVTQDIDVPVVAAAVHRDPDALEDGDPVSADDDAWPAFAAGSAAGLDAEAAAASALEEALQNWMELRDLGPDGADDAGGEIGTYASFPERARAFVDAERTVPAASVGPDPVPTGTDRLEALCLRTADAGLTPSAARLTTRDIEAIGFEAVRVLVPGAQPLFTGEPFFGERARTVPADLGFEPRLERAFHPYP, from the coding sequence ATGCAAGTCCACGTCGTGGGCGACGACCCCGTTCGCGAGGCCGTCGTTACCGCACTCGATGATGTCGATATCGGCGTTCGGGACGCCGATCCGGCGGACCTCGGCGACGCTCGCTTCGCGGTCGTCAGCGATGTCGCTGGCTCGCCGACGTTCGAGCGGGCGAACGAGGCCGCCCGAACCGGCGGGACACCTTGGATCGCCGTCGAAATCGGCGGCGTCGGCGGGCAGCCGCTGCCGAACGTCGACGCTGCGGTCTCCGGGTTCGCGCCCGCTACGGGCTGTTTCGACTGTCTGCGCGCTCGCGTCGCGTCGAACCTCGAGGAGCGAGCCGACGGCCCGCAGGCCGATCGCGCCGCGGCGCGACTCGCCGGTGCCGTCGCCGGCCGGGAGTGCGTGCGCATCTTCTCGGGCGACGAGGGCTCGATCATGGGACACACGCTTGAGGTGCCACACGCCCGGCGGGAGGTCCTGCCGGTCCCCGGCTGTGCGTGTGCGGCGGGCGACCGGGATCGCACGCTCGAGCGCGACGCCGAGACGCTCGCTCTCGACGCCGCCGTCGAAGCCGCCGAGCGGGCGGTCGACGATCGCGTCGGTCCGATCGCGAGCATCGGCGAGATCGAGTCGTTCCCGGCGCCCTACTACCTGTCGACGGTCGCGGACACGACCGCGTACAGCGACGCCAGCGCGCCGAGACAGGCCGCCGGCGTCGCCACCGACTGGAACGCCGCGCTGATGAAAGCCGTCGGCGAGGGCCTCGAGCGCTACTGCGCCGGCGTCTACCGCGAGGACGACTTCGTCCGCGCGAGCGAAGCCGACCTCGAGAGCGCGGTCGCTCCGACGGACCTCGTTCGACCGGACGACGCGCCCACCTACGATGCCGGCGATGAACACCGCTGGGTCCCGGGCGAGGACCTCACGACCGGCGAGACGGTCCACCTGCCCGCTGCGGCGGTCCAGTTCCCACAGCCCGGCGAGTCGCTGGTCCCGGCGATCACGACCGGGCTGGGTCTCGGTTCCTCGACGGTCGACGCGCTGATCTCCGGGCTGACGGAAGTGATCGAGCGCGACGCGACGATGCTCGCGTGGTACTCGACGTTCGAGCCGCTCGAACTGTCGGTCGAGACGCCGGAGTTCGACGCGCTCGAGCGCCGCGCCCGGAGCGAGGGGCTATCTGTGACGCCGCTGCTCGTGACCCAAGATATCGACGTGCCCGTTGTCGCCGCGGCCGTCCACCGGGATCCGGACGCACTCGAGGACGGCGACCCGGTGTCGGCCGACGACGACGCGTGGCCAGCGTTCGCAGCCGGGTCGGCGGCCGGGCTCGACGCCGAAGCGGCCGCGGCGTCGGCGCTCGAGGAGGCACTCCAGAACTGGATGGAACTGCGGGACCTCGGGCCGGACGGGGCCGACGATGCGGGCGGCGAAATCGGCACGTACGCCTCGTTTCCGGAGCGAGCGCGGGCGTTCGTCGACGCCGAGCGGACGGTTCCGGCGGCGAGCGTCGGCCCCGATCCCGTTCCGACGGGGACCGATCGGCTCGAGGCGCTGTGCTTGCGGACGGCCGACGCCGGGCTGACGCCGTCCGCGGCGCGGCTGACGACCCGGGATATCGAGGCGATCGGCTTCGAAGCGGTTCGGGTGCTCGTCCCCGGCGCGCAGCCGCTGTTTACCGGCGAGCCATTCTTCGGCGAACGGGCCCGGACCGTCCCGGCGGATCTCGGCTTCGAACCACGCCTCGAGCGGGCGTTCCATCCATACCCCTGA
- a CDS encoding cation:proton antiporter, with translation MVETVSIDILSLLLVLSVAWVFGAVAERFGYPTMMGELFAGIAFGPALLGLLHPSELLSVLSELGVFLLMVYVGMEVDLRELFELGPQSLLIAFGAFVIPFGLGYAAGIWLAVSTGAALFLGLAMAATSLATKSRILADLELLDTRIANVLLGGALASDVGVLIAFAGVDSYVTAGALDPAEIGVILLQAIGFFAVTLLIGYRFLPVAWRYIERQRERYGFVDRTTAFTFALLVSLLFAQLATLADLHMIIGGFMAGMFLRQADVEPGLYEHMHTVIYDLAMGLFAPVFFVTVGFQITFDVFFDSFAVLAGLVAIAFLGKIIGSWLFSLPTSLTSREGLVVGFGMNGRGTVEIIIAQVAYEAGVIGAEMFSILVFIAIFTTALVPVTVTWGVRLLEAADELVYVDSAATTEN, from the coding sequence ATGGTCGAAACCGTCTCGATCGACATTCTGAGTCTCCTGCTCGTCCTCTCGGTCGCGTGGGTGTTCGGCGCGGTCGCCGAGCGCTTCGGCTATCCGACGATGATGGGGGAGCTGTTCGCCGGCATCGCGTTCGGGCCCGCGTTGCTCGGGCTCTTACACCCCTCGGAACTGCTCTCGGTGCTGTCCGAACTCGGCGTGTTCCTCCTGATGGTCTACGTCGGGATGGAGGTCGATCTCAGGGAACTGTTCGAACTCGGCCCCCAGTCGCTGCTGATCGCCTTCGGGGCGTTCGTCATCCCCTTCGGACTCGGCTACGCGGCCGGGATCTGGCTCGCCGTCTCTACCGGCGCGGCGCTCTTTCTCGGCCTCGCGATGGCCGCCACGTCGCTGGCGACGAAATCCCGGATTCTGGCCGACCTCGAGCTCCTCGATACCCGAATCGCGAACGTGTTGCTCGGCGGCGCGCTCGCCTCGGACGTGGGCGTGCTCATCGCGTTCGCCGGCGTCGACAGCTACGTGACCGCGGGCGCGCTCGATCCGGCCGAAATCGGCGTGATCCTCCTGCAGGCGATCGGCTTCTTTGCGGTGACGCTGCTGATCGGCTACCGATTCCTGCCGGTCGCGTGGCGGTACATCGAACGCCAGCGCGAGCGGTACGGATTCGTCGATCGGACGACCGCCTTCACCTTCGCCCTGCTCGTCTCCTTGCTGTTCGCCCAACTCGCGACGCTCGCGGACCTGCACATGATCATCGGCGGCTTCATGGCGGGCATGTTTCTCCGGCAGGCGGACGTCGAGCCGGGGCTCTACGAGCACATGCACACGGTCATCTACGACCTTGCGATGGGGCTGTTCGCGCCCGTCTTCTTCGTCACGGTCGGCTTCCAGATCACGTTCGACGTGTTCTTCGACTCCTTTGCCGTCCTCGCCGGACTTGTCGCCATTGCGTTCCTCGGCAAGATCATCGGCTCGTGGCTGTTCTCGCTGCCGACGTCACTGACCTCCCGCGAGGGGCTCGTCGTCGGCTTCGGCATGAACGGCCGCGGGACCGTCGAGATCATCATCGCGCAGGTCGCTTACGAGGCCGGGGTCATCGGCGCGGAAATGTTCTCGATCCTCGTGTTCATCGCGATCTTCACGACCGCGCTCGTCCCCGTCACCGTCACGTGGGGCGTGCGCCTGCTCGAGGCGGCGGACGAACTCGTCTACGTCGATTCGGCGGCGACGACCGAGAACTGA
- a CDS encoding MATE family efflux transporter yields the protein MSLLDRLSGLFKGREEFELTEGGIAKPLFYLSLPIIVTNLLQTAYNLIDTFWLGQYSTEALAAISFAFPMVFLLISVGMGLSVAGSVLVAQHIGADEESEAEYAASQTVALSLIGAVILGLVGFAFVEELLALLGASPDVLPLATDYMQVISLGMAFMFGFFVFIALMRGYGDTITPMLVMFGSVVLNVILDPFLIFGWTVVENAPLVGTISFPELGIQGAAIATVFSRALALVVGLAIMFRGTRGVRIRLQQMRPDLSFAKKLVSIGFPASIEGMGRALSINLLLVIVGLFPTYVVAAYGIGTRVFSVIFLPAIAVARGVETMTGQNVGADKPDRAEAAADFAAKVMFVVLGVLGVVAWLAAEPITAAFTDDPEVIEVGVTFLRYVAPSFGFIGVMRAYNGSFRGTGKTLTAAAIVLVTYALVRLPIAYGLSQTSLEYRGIWIAFAASNVVGAGLAYAWYRRGTWRSADVTDDPAAPAIGEPDASTDD from the coding sequence ATGAGCCTATTGGACCGGCTTTCCGGTCTGTTCAAGGGCCGCGAGGAGTTCGAGCTGACGGAGGGCGGCATCGCGAAGCCGCTGTTCTATCTGTCGCTGCCGATCATCGTGACGAATCTGCTGCAGACGGCCTACAACCTCATCGACACGTTCTGGCTGGGCCAGTACAGTACCGAAGCACTCGCGGCGATTAGCTTTGCGTTCCCGATGGTCTTCCTGCTTATCTCGGTCGGGATGGGGTTATCAGTCGCCGGGAGCGTCCTCGTCGCCCAGCACATCGGTGCGGACGAGGAGAGCGAGGCTGAGTACGCCGCCTCTCAGACGGTGGCCCTGTCGCTGATCGGGGCGGTAATCCTTGGCCTCGTCGGTTTCGCCTTCGTCGAGGAACTGCTGGCCCTGCTCGGGGCGTCTCCGGACGTGTTGCCGCTGGCGACCGACTACATGCAGGTCATCTCGCTGGGCATGGCCTTCATGTTCGGCTTCTTCGTCTTCATCGCGCTCATGCGCGGCTACGGCGACACGATCACGCCGATGCTCGTGATGTTCGGCTCGGTGGTCCTCAACGTGATCCTCGACCCGTTCCTGATCTTCGGCTGGACGGTCGTCGAGAACGCACCACTCGTGGGTACGATCAGCTTCCCCGAACTCGGCATTCAGGGCGCGGCGATCGCCACGGTCTTCTCCCGCGCGCTCGCGCTCGTCGTCGGACTGGCGATTATGTTCCGCGGAACGCGGGGTGTCCGAATCCGGCTTCAACAGATGCGCCCGGACCTTTCCTTCGCCAAGAAGCTCGTCTCGATCGGCTTCCCGGCATCGATCGAGGGCATGGGTCGTGCGCTGTCGATCAACCTGCTGTTGGTGATCGTCGGGCTGTTCCCGACCTACGTCGTCGCGGCGTACGGGATCGGAACGCGCGTGTTCTCGGTCATCTTCCTCCCGGCGATCGCGGTCGCCCGCGGGGTCGAGACGATGACCGGCCAGAACGTCGGTGCCGACAAACCGGACCGCGCGGAGGCCGCCGCCGACTTCGCCGCCAAAGTCATGTTCGTCGTCCTCGGGGTGCTGGGCGTCGTGGCGTGGCTCGCTGCGGAGCCGATCACCGCCGCGTTCACCGACGACCCCGAAGTCATCGAGGTCGGCGTCACGTTCCTCCGATACGTCGCGCCCTCCTTCGGGTTCATCGGCGTCATGCGAGCCTACAACGGCAGCTTCCGGGGAACCGGAAAAACGCTCACCGCCGCCGCGATCGTCCTCGTGACCTACGCGCTCGTCCGGCTTCCGATCGCGTACGGCCTCTCGCAGACGTCGCTGGAGTACCGCGGCATCTGGATCGCCTTCGCCGCTTCGAACGTCGTCGGCGCGGGGCTCGCCTACGCCTGGTACCGACGGGGGACGTGGCGCAGTGCCGACGTGACCGACGATCCGGCGGCTCCGGCGATCGGCGAACCGGATGCGAGCACCGACGACTGA
- a CDS encoding TetR/AcrR family transcriptional regulator, whose translation MEATYRALCKHGYAELTMQDIAEESTKSKGTLHYHFEGKGDLLESFLEYLLDRFEERTRTVPGETPAERLHEFLDELLTPSDDDSAEEFRTAILEIKAQAPYNEAYQNQLSEFDSALHDRIAGLVADGLESGEFREGVDPDETADFLTTMFHGAQTRAVAVDRSPERTKRYVHDYIDDTLRAAETSSDGSKTGNRDPTEAGE comes from the coding sequence ATGGAGGCGACGTATCGAGCACTCTGCAAACACGGGTACGCGGAGCTGACGATGCAGGATATCGCCGAGGAATCGACCAAGAGCAAGGGCACGCTTCACTACCACTTCGAGGGCAAGGGCGACCTCCTCGAGTCGTTTCTGGAGTATCTGTTGGATAGATTCGAGGAGCGGACCCGGACGGTCCCCGGCGAGACGCCAGCCGAACGGCTCCACGAGTTCCTCGACGAACTCCTGACGCCGTCGGACGACGACTCCGCCGAGGAGTTCCGCACGGCCATCCTCGAGATCAAGGCCCAAGCGCCGTACAACGAGGCCTATCAGAACCAACTGAGCGAGTTCGATAGCGCGCTCCACGATCGGATCGCGGGCCTCGTCGCGGACGGCCTCGAGTCGGGCGAGTTCCGCGAGGGGGTCGACCCTGACGAGACGGCCGACTTCCTCACGACGATGTTCCACGGCGCGCAGACGCGGGCGGTCGCCGTCGATCGGTCACCCGAGCGGACGAAGCGGTACGTCCACGACTACATCGACGACACGCTACGCGCAGCCGAGACGAGCAGTGATGGCTCGAAGACGGGAAACCGTGATCCCACGGAGGCTGGCGAATGA
- a CDS encoding RNA-binding protein, translating to MPQIPLHYVDLRTFCYATEDEKRVEEALRTFLPEEFEIERAESEGHYGDRILVLSARVENADDVRHVLSRLADLESFDELIDELDERVTENTELFLRLDKQAAFEGDVRLGAGITFRGKVEAYPAKKAQAVENAEEVLERLREQD from the coding sequence ATGCCACAGATTCCGCTTCACTACGTCGATTTACGGACGTTTTGCTACGCCACCGAGGACGAAAAGCGCGTCGAGGAGGCGCTCCGAACCTTCCTCCCCGAGGAGTTCGAGATCGAACGCGCCGAGAGCGAGGGCCACTACGGCGACCGCATCCTCGTCCTCTCGGCCCGCGTCGAGAACGCCGACGACGTTCGCCACGTCCTCTCGCGGCTGGCCGACCTCGAGTCCTTCGACGAATTGATCGACGAACTCGACGAGCGGGTTACCGAGAACACGGAACTATTCCTGCGGCTCGACAAGCAGGCCGCCTTCGAGGGCGACGTTCGCCTCGGCGCCGGGATCACCTTCCGCGGGAAGGTCGAGGCCTACCCGGCGAAGAAGGCACAGGCCGTCGAAAACGCCGAGGAAGTCCTCGAGCGACTGCGCGAACAGGACTGA
- a CDS encoding ABC transporter permease subunit, whose amino-acid sequence MTWVAIARKDFEDIVRSRMIWGIIGIFLVLMGIVTVGASSQIEDPAATDVIFFFTNVGGQLFVPIIALVVGYMAIVGERQSGSLRILFGLSHNRRDVLFGKLASRTGVIAAATLIACVFTVVLMLALFGSLPVRTVLAFVALTLLLGAAFTAIAVGVSAMTATRTQAMGGAIGSYILFTLLWHPLVAGLHYLLEGDLVGLEAPGWYLFALRLNPLEAYRQAMSLLVDGYVPALVGWETIVEDVPQGAFQQGTLAVSDRVVGDVPFYLSEWFAAVVLAVWIVVPVAIGYRRFERADLN is encoded by the coding sequence ATGACGTGGGTCGCGATCGCGCGCAAGGACTTCGAGGATATCGTGCGTTCGCGGATGATCTGGGGGATCATCGGGATCTTTCTGGTTCTGATGGGGATCGTCACCGTCGGCGCGTCGTCCCAGATCGAGGATCCCGCCGCGACGGACGTCATCTTCTTTTTCACCAACGTCGGCGGCCAGCTGTTCGTCCCGATCATCGCCCTGGTCGTCGGCTACATGGCGATCGTCGGGGAGCGCCAGTCGGGTAGTCTGCGAATCCTGTTCGGGCTCTCCCACAACCGCCGCGACGTGCTCTTCGGCAAACTCGCGAGCCGGACCGGCGTCATCGCCGCTGCGACGCTCATCGCCTGCGTCTTCACCGTGGTGCTGATGCTCGCTCTCTTCGGTTCGCTGCCCGTCCGGACGGTGCTCGCGTTCGTCGCCCTGACGCTCCTGCTCGGAGCCGCCTTTACCGCCATCGCCGTCGGCGTCTCGGCGATGACCGCCACCCGGACGCAGGCGATGGGCGGCGCGATCGGCAGCTACATCCTCTTTACCCTGCTGTGGCATCCGCTGGTCGCCGGGCTCCACTACCTGCTCGAGGGGGACCTCGTCGGGCTCGAGGCCCCGGGCTGGTATCTCTTCGCGCTCCGGCTCAACCCGCTCGAGGCGTACAGGCAGGCTATGAGCCTGCTGGTCGACGGCTACGTGCCGGCGCTGGTCGGCTGGGAGACCATCGTCGAAGACGTTCCCCAGGGGGCGTTTCAGCAGGGAACGCTCGCGGTGTCGGACCGCGTCGTCGGGGACGTGCCGTTTTACCTGTCGGAGTGGTTCGCCGCCGTCGTGCTGGCGGTCTGGATCGTCGTTCCCGTCGCGATCGGCTACCGACGCTTCGAGCGGGCCGACCTGAACTGA
- a CDS encoding ABC transporter ATP-binding protein, protein MPAIRTRGLTKRYGAGDEAVVALEALDLEVAEGEVFGFLGPNGAGKTTTIDLLLDFVRPSEGDATVLGYDTQAETDAVHDRVGVLPEGFDLWNRSSGRRHLEFAIESQDGDADPETLLERVGLDRDDGRRPVGEYSKGMSQRLAMAMALSGDPDLLILDEPSGGLDPHGIRTMQELVREEARRGTTVFFSSHILGQVAAVCDRVGILDDGELVTVDTIEGLRETAGVGSRLVIEVASAPGASVDDLTAIAGVTDVTRAEDGLHVSYTDPRAKATVVHRLVESDAAVLDFDIEEATLEDLFAAFTGSDADVGGSDAGLERNADARVEGEGDSEGSGEGALGAGPEEVDR, encoded by the coding sequence ATGCCGGCAATTCGAACGCGGGGACTCACGAAACGGTACGGTGCCGGCGACGAGGCCGTCGTCGCGCTCGAGGCGCTCGACCTCGAGGTCGCGGAGGGGGAGGTGTTCGGCTTCCTCGGGCCGAACGGCGCCGGAAAAACGACCACGATCGACCTGCTGCTGGACTTCGTCCGGCCGAGCGAGGGGGACGCGACCGTCCTCGGCTACGACACGCAAGCTGAGACGGACGCGGTCCACGACCGCGTCGGGGTGCTCCCGGAGGGGTTCGACCTCTGGAACCGCTCGTCGGGCCGTCGTCACCTCGAGTTCGCGATCGAGTCACAGGACGGGGACGCCGACCCGGAGACCCTGCTCGAGCGGGTCGGTCTCGACCGGGACGACGGGCGGCGGCCGGTCGGGGAGTACTCGAAGGGGATGTCCCAGCGCCTCGCCATGGCGATGGCGCTGTCGGGCGACCCGGATCTGCTGATCCTCGACGAGCCGTCAGGCGGACTCGATCCCCACGGCATCCGGACGATGCAGGAACTCGTCCGCGAGGAGGCGAGGCGGGGGACGACCGTCTTCTTCTCGAGTCACATCCTCGGACAGGTCGCGGCGGTCTGTGACCGGGTCGGGATCCTGGACGACGGCGAACTGGTCACCGTCGACACCATCGAGGGGCTCCGGGAGACAGCCGGGGTGGGCTCGCGACTCGTCATCGAAGTCGCCAGCGCGCCCGGCGCGTCGGTCGACGACCTGACCGCGATCGCGGGCGTCACCGACGTGACCCGCGCCGAAGACGGGCTGCACGTCTCGTACACCGATCCGCGCGCCAAGGCGACGGTCGTCCATCGGCTCGTCGAGTCCGACGCGGCGGTGCTCGACTTCGATATCGAGGAGGCGACCCTCGAGGACCTATTTGCGGCGTTTACTGGCTCGGACGCCGATGTAGGTGGCAGCGATGCGGGCCTCGAGCGCAATGCGGACGCGAGGGTCGAGGGAGAGGGCGACAGTGAGGGAAGCGGCGAAGGCGCACTCGGGGCGGGCCCCGAGGAGGTGGACCGATGA
- a CDS encoding type 1 glutamine amidotransferase domain-containing protein, translating to MTDALFVVSEEGYWGEECVEPLETLSAAGVEITVATPSGSPPVVDERSIDPDEVGEETAEHVREVAENDERLNDPIPVAQADAEGYDAVVFPGGHGTAWDINQDKHARQLLRDAVEGNGKALVVCHAVGMLGFARDSHGAFIVNGRDVTGFPNEWEEGIVDEQDRMPDGRKLPYWVEDEVKAAGGNWDAELDADTSVTVDGDLLTARGPGSSSAAAETLLEELDIELEA from the coding sequence GACGCTCTCGGCGGCCGGCGTCGAGATCACGGTCGCGACGCCGTCGGGCAGCCCGCCGGTCGTCGACGAGCGCTCGATCGATCCCGACGAGGTCGGCGAGGAGACCGCCGAACACGTCCGGGAGGTCGCAGAGAACGACGAGCGGCTGAACGACCCGATCCCGGTCGCACAGGCCGACGCCGAGGGGTACGACGCCGTCGTCTTCCCCGGCGGGCACGGGACCGCGTGGGACATCAATCAGGACAAACACGCCCGACAGCTCCTCCGGGACGCCGTCGAGGGCAACGGCAAGGCGCTCGTCGTCTGCCACGCCGTCGGCATGCTCGGCTTCGCTCGGGACAGCCACGGGGCGTTCATCGTCAACGGCCGCGACGTGACCGGCTTCCCCAACGAGTGGGAAGAAGGCATCGTCGACGAGCAGGACCGTATGCCCGACGGCCGCAAACTTCCCTACTGGGTCGAGGACGAAGTGAAAGCCGCCGGCGGCAACTGGGACGCCGAACTCGACGCCGACACCAGCGTCACCGTCGACGGCGACCTCCTCACCGCCCGCGGCCCCGGCTCCTCGAGCGCCGCGGCCGAGACGCTGCTCGAGGAACTCGATATCGAACTCGAAGCGTAG